Proteins from one Impatiens glandulifera chromosome 2, dImpGla2.1, whole genome shotgun sequence genomic window:
- the LOC124923671 gene encoding endochitinase-like, which translates to MKTSRALPFPLLSFLAIAAVATCCLAEQCGRQAGGALCPGGLCCSQFGWCGTTQDYCGPNCQSQCGGTPTPGPGPAGDITSLITESMFNDILKHRNEGSCPGRGFYTYNAFIGAARSFNGFATTGDTNTRKKEIAAFLAQTSHETTGGWASAPDGPYAWGYCFLREQGNPPDYCSPNAQWPCAPGRKYFGRGPIQISYNFNYGPAGRAIGVDLLNNPDLVATDPTISFKTAIWFWMTPQSPKPSCHDVITGRWSPSGADQAAGRVPGYGVITNIINGGLECGHGSDSRVQDRIGFYRRYCGILGVNPGDNLDCGNQRSFGNGLNLVETM; encoded by the exons ATGAAAACTTCTAGAGCTTTGCCCTTCCCGCTCCTCTCTTTCCTGGCCATAGCAGCAGTAGCCACATGCTGTTTGGCTGAGCAGTGCGGACGTCAAGCTGGTGGCGCTTTATGTCCCGGCGGCCTCTGCTGCAGCCAGTTCGGGTGGTGCGGCACCACCCAGGATTACTGCGGTCCAAATTGCCAGAGTCAGTGCGGCGGCACCCCAACTCCAGGCCCTGGCCCTGCCGGTGATATAACTAGCCTAATAACTGAATCCATGTTCAACGACATACTAAAACACCGCAACGAAGGTTCCTGTCCTGGCAGGGGATTCTACACCTACAACGCTTTCATTGGCGCCGCCCGATCCTTTAATGGGTTCGCCACAACTGGCGACACAAACACTAGGAAGAAGGAAATCGCCGCTTTCTTGGCTCAAACTTCCCACGAAACAACAG GTGGGTGGGCGTCAGCGCCGGATGGCCCATATGCTTGGGGATACTGCTTCTTGAGGGAACAGGGCAATCCTCCCGACTACTGTTCGCCAAACGCACAGTGGCCTTGTGCACCAGGCAGGAAGTATTTCGGTCGCGGTCCTATCCAAATCTCCTA cAACTTTAACTATGGACCGGCTGGAAGAGCAATAGGAGTGGACTTGTTGAATAACCCAGACCTGGTTGCAACCGACCCAACAATCTCATTCAAGACTGCAATATGGTTCTGGATGACTCCTCAATCCCCCAAGCCGTCTTGCCACGACGTCATCACAGGAAGATGGTCCCCGAGCGGGGCGGACCAAGCGGCTGGGCGTGTGCCTGGATACGGTGTCATTACCAACATCATAAACGGCGGGCTGGAATGTGGGCACGGATCAGATTCGAGGGTTCAAGATCGGATCGGGTTCTATAGGAGGTACTGCGGTATACTTGGGGTTAACCCGGGAGATAACTTGGACTGTGGAAACCAGAGGTCTTTTGGTAATGGCTTAAACTTGGTGGAAACCATGTAA
- the LOC124924795 gene encoding ATP synthase subunit alpha, mitochondrial-like, whose product MSLLLRRPPGREAFPGDVFYLHSRLLERAAKRSDQTGAGSLTALPVIETQAGDVSAYIPTNVIPITDGQICLETELFYRGIRPAINVGLSVSRVGSAAQLKAMKQVCGSSKLANNLIFKAIYSNLSFFSLYI is encoded by the coding sequence ATGTCATTATTGTTACGCCGACCACCAGGCCGTGAGGCTTTCCCGGGGGATGTTTTCTATTTACATTCCCGTCTCTTAGAAAGAGCCGCTAAACGATCGGACCAGACAGGCGCAGGGAGCTTGACCGCCTTACCCGTCATTGAAACACAAGCTGGAGACGTATCGGCCTATATTCCCACCAATGTGATCCCCATTACTGATGGACAAATCTGTTTGGAAACAGAGCTCTTTTATCGCGGGATTAGACCTGCCATTAACGTCGGCTTATCTGTCAGTCGCGTCGGGTCTGCCGCTCAGTTGAAAGCTATGAAACAAGTCTGCGGTAGTTCAAAACTGGCAAATAACCTAATCTTTAAGGCCATCTATTCAAATCTCTCCTTTTTCTCTctgtatatataa
- the LOC124924796 gene encoding endochitinase-like: MIKTSTPLPFPLLSLLAIAAAVATCCLAEQCGRQAGGALCPDSLFPCCSQFGWCGNTEPYCGQGCQSQCTPTPGPGPSGDITSLITESMFNDILKHRNEGACPGRGFYTYNAFIDAARSFNGFATTGDTNTRKKEIAAFLAQTSHETTGGWASAPDGPYAWGYCFLNEQGNPPDYCSPSAQWPCAPGRKYFGRGPIQISFNFNYGPAGSAIGVDLLNNPDLVATDPTISFKTAIWFWMTPQSPKPSCHDVITGIWSPSGADQAAGRVPGYGVITNIINGGLECGHGSDQRVQDRIGFYMRYCSILGVNPGDNLDCGNQRSFGNGLNLVETM, from the exons ATGATCAAAACTTCTACACCTTTGCCCTTCCCGCTCCTCTCTCTCCTGGCCATAGCAGCAGCAGTAGCCACATGCTGTTTGGCTGAGCAGTGCGGACGTCAAGCTGGTGGCGCTTTATGCCCCGACAGCCTCTTTCCCTGCTGCAGCCAGTTCGGGTGGTGCGGCAATACCGAACCGTACTGCGGTCAAGGTTGCCAAAGCCAGTGCACCCCAACTCCAGGCCCTGGCCCTTCCGGTGATATAACGAGCCTAATAACTGAATCCATGTTCAACGACATACTAAAACACCGCAACGAAGGTGCCTGCCCTGGCAGGGGATTCTACACCTACAACGCTTTCATTGATGCCGCCCGATCCTTTAATGGGTTCGCCACAACTGGCGACACAAACACTAGGAAGAAGGAAATCGCCGCTTTCTTGGCTCAAACTTCCCACGAAACCACAG GTGGGTGGGCGTCAGCCCCGGACGGACCATATGCTTGGGGATACTGCTTCTTGAATGAACAAGGCAATCCCCCCGATTACTGTTCACCAAGCGCACAGTGGCCTTGTGCACCAGGCAGGAAGTATTTTGGTCGCGGTCCTATCCAAATCTCCTT cAACTTTAACTATGGACCGGCTGGAAGCGCAATAGGAGTGGACTTGTTGAATAATCCAGACCTGGTTGCAACCGACCCAACAATCTCATTCAAGACTGCAATATGGTTCTGGATGACTCCTCAATCCCCAAAACCATCTTGTCACGACGTCATCACCGGGATATGGTCCCCGAGCGGGGCGGACCAGGCGGCTGGGCGTGTGCCTGGATACGGTGTCATTACCAACATTATAAACGGCGGGCTGGAATGTGGGCACGGGTCAGATCAGAGGGTGCAGGATCGGATCGGGTTTTATATGAGGTATTGCAGTATACTTGGAGTTAACCCGGGAGATAACTTGGACTGTGGCAACCAGAGGTCTTTTGGTAATGGCTTAAACTTGGTGGAAACCATGTAG
- the LOC124928223 gene encoding lysine histidine transporter-like 8, producing MNEVTKSSSPQLVSCPPSQFHSPSLSRSPLLSLDNDIAPAKTPNKSRTPSRFITPLGSPLRKALRLTKLDPHDAWLPITESRNGNAYYAAFHTLCSGIGIQALVLPVAFTVLGWTLGVICVSLAFIWQLYTLYLLVQLHESPETGLRYSRYMQLCNLTFGEKLSKVLALFPIMYLSIGTCVALIIIGGSTSKMIFDLAACSGGTVCTMHRLTTVEWYLVFTCAAVLLSQLPNLNSIAGVSLLGATTAVGYCTLIWTLSVAEGRVENVSYDPVRGGSQIRQFFNVLNALGIIAFAFRGHNLILEIQGTMPSSEKHPSSVPMWKGVRVAYVIVALCLFPLAIGGYWVYGSKIPANGGMLTALYAFHGQDAPKSLLGLISIFVIINAVSSFQIYGMPMFDDMESTFTTKMKKPCPWWLRAIFRVMFGFGCFFVAVAIPFLGSLAGLIGGISLPVTLAYPCFMWLKMKKPKTYGSIWWLNWTLGLLGIGLSVILIAAGIYVVIDTGVEFSFFKPR from the exons ATGAATGAAGTAACCAAATCat CATCACCACAACTCGTGTCTTGTCCTCCGTCCCAATTTCACTCCCCGTCCTTATCTCGATCGCCTCTCCTCTCGTTAGATAATGATATCGCTCCAGCGAAGACCCCCAATAAGTCGCGCACCCCATCTCGGTTCATCACTCCCTTGGGAAGCCCACTCAGGAAAGCTTTGAGGCTAACCAAGCTCGACCCGCATGACGCCTGGCTACCCATCACCGAGTCTAGAAATGGGAACGCTTATTATGCAGCCTTCCATACCTTATGCTCCGGGATTGGGATCCAAGCACTCGTCCTTCCCGTTGCCTTCACTGTTCTTGGCTGGACTTTGGGGGTCATATGTGTATCATTGGCATTCATATGGCAACTTTACACTCTCTACTTGTTGGTGCAACTACATGAATCACCCGAAACAGGGCTACGTTATAGTCGATACATGCAACTCTGTAATTTAACCTTTGGGGAGAAGCTTTCAAAGGTTCTAGCGTTGTTCCCCATTATGTACCTCTCAATCGGGACGTGTGTGGCTTTGATCATCATTGGAGGTTCGACATCCAAGATGATCTTCGACTTGGCTGCTTGTAGCGGTGGAACGGTTTGCACGATGCACCGGTTGACTACGGTGGAGTGGTACTTGGTCTTCACGTGTGCGGCCGTGCTGCTGTCACAATTGCCCAACTTGAATTCCATTGCCGGCGTTTCCCTGTTGGGTGCCACGACGGCTGTTGGGTATTGTACCTTGATATGGACTTTGTCCGTGGCAGAGGGAAGGGTGGAAAACGTGTCTTATGATCCTGTTAGAGGCGGGAGCCAGATCAGACAGTTCTTTAACGTTCTCAATGCACTTGGGATCATTGCTTTTGCTTTTAGAGGACACAATCTCATCCTCGAGATTCAG GGCACTATGCCATCGAGTGAAAAGCACCCTTCGAGCGTGCCAATGTGGAAGGGTGTCCGTGTTGCTTATGTGATTGTTGCTCTATGTTTGTTTCCTCTCGCCATAGGTGGTTATTGGGTGTATGGTTCCAAG ATTCCTGCGAACGGAGGCATGTTGACAGCTTTGTACGCGTTCCACGGGCAGGATGCTCCCAAGTCTCTGTTGGGGCTTATAAGCATTTTTGTGATTATTAATGCAGTTAGCTCCTTTCAAATTTATGGAATGCCAATGTTTGACGATATGGAATCCACTTTTACTACAAAAATGAAGAAGCCATGTCCATGGTGGCTGCGCGCCATCTTTCGTGTCATGTTCGGGTTTGGATGCTTCTTTGTGGCTGTGGCCATACCCTTCTTGGGAAGCCTGGCCGGGCTCATTGGAGGGATTTCTTTACCTGTGACCTTGGCATATCCTTGTTTCATGTGGCTAAAGATGAAGAAACCCAAAACTTATGGCTCCATATGGTGGCTAAATTGGACATTGGGCTTGTTAGGGATTGGACTAAGTGTTATACTTATTGCTGCGGGAATATATGTTGTGATAGACACTGGAGTTGAATTTAGCTTCTTTAAGCCTCGCTAA
- the LOC124926994 gene encoding rop guanine nucleotide exchange factor 1-like, with protein MGSISSEDASDHRSELCGSYTLSADISESESSSSFSCRRYDAEGASSSMASSPFPCQKMPPPPPSSFIIPVVAGKDVVVWDDNPAKTQPDLSEIELMKERFAKLLLGEDMSGGGKGVCTALAISNAITNLSATVFGELWRLEPLASRKKSMWRRELDWLLSVSDSIVELVPSIQQFPSGGTYEVMATRPRSDLYMNLPALKKLDAMLIGILEGFQDMEFWYVDRSIDDCSGYPSSATFNNVDGGRPSIRQEEKWWLPYPKVPSKGLSDDGRRKLQQCRDCTNQILKAALAINSNVLAEMEVPISYLESLPKSGKACLGDVIYRYMTADQFSPDCLLDCLDLSSEHQTLEVANMIEAAVYVWRKKGRNNLNSLNSPKRSTSWGGKVKKGLVGDGEKSQLLADRAESVLHSLRIRFPGLPQTSLDMSKIQYNKDVGQSILESYSRVMESLAFNMIARMDDVIYVNDIAEKQTAEAAESMAFFGRGGLGCVPIQKRMSPSPFSIQHTPFASPFATPTFCSSPPQPRSPSSRSRARDLKLEKLSITAEMEKFWSFTDNLSSSSRRLSGDAPERD; from the exons ATGGGGAGCATTTCATCGGAAGATGCTTCCGATCACCGGAGTGAGCTATGTGGAAGTTACACTTTAAGTGCTGATATAAGCGAATCGGAGAGTTCAAGCAGTTTCTCTTGTCGACGTTATGATGCTGAAGGTGCCTCAAGTTCAATGGCATCTTCTCCTTTCCCTTGCCAGAAgatgccgccgccgccgccgtcgTCTTTTATTATTCCGGTGGTTGCTGGAAAGGATGTGGTGGTTTGGGATGATAATCCGGCGAAAACTCAACCGGATTTGTCTG AGATTGAACTGATGAAGGAACGATTTGCTAAGCTTCTTCTTGGTGAGGATATGTCTGGTGGAGGTAAAGGAGTATGTACAGCGCTGGCGATTTCTAATGCTATCACGAATCTATCTG CCACTGTGTTTGGAGAACTATGGAGATTGGAACCATTGGCTTCACGGAAGAAATCAATGTGGAGACGAGAATTGGATTGGCTTCTTTCTGTAAGTGATTCAATTGTTGAATTGGTACCATCTATACAGCAATTTCCAAGTGGAGGTACTTATGAAGTGATGGCGACACGGCCGAGATCTGATTTATACATGAATCTCCCTGCTTTGAAGAAGCTTGATGCTATGTTAATCGGTATACTCGAAGGTTTTCAAGATATGGAATTCTGGTATGTTGATCGAAGCATTGATGATTGTAGTGGATATCCTTCATCAGCTACGTTTAACAATGTTGATGGGGGAAGGCCTTCGATTAGACAAGAAGAGAAATGGTGGCTTCCTTATCCGAAAGTTCCTTCGAAGGGACTTTCAGATGATGGAAGGAGAAAACTTCAGCAGTGTCGAGATTGTACTAACCAGATACTCAAGGCTGCATTGGCAATCAATAGTAATGTGCTTGCTGAAATGGAGGTTCCGATTTCGTATTTGGAATCTTTACCCAAA AGTGGAAAAGCTTGCCTTGGAGATGTCATTTATCGATACATGACAGCAGATCAATTCTCACCTGATTGTTTACTTGATTGTTTGGATTTATCGTCTGAACATCAAACACTAGAAGTTGCAAACATGATTGAGGCGGCTGTGTATGTATGGCGAAAGAAAGGAAGAAACAACTTGAATAGCCTGAATAGCCCCAAGCGAAGTACATCGTGGGGTGGGAAAGTAAAAAAAGGTTTAGTTGGGGATGGTGAAAAGAGTCAATTGCTCGCGGATAGAGCAGAATCTGTATTGCACAGCTTAAGGATTCGTTTCCCTGGCCTCCCACAGACTTCACTAGATATGAGCAAAATCCAGTATAACAAG GATGTTGGACAGTCAATTTTAGAAAGCTATTCGAGGGTAATGGAGAGTTTGGCGTTCAACATGATAGCAAGAATGGATGATGTAATCTACGTGAACGATATTGCTGAGAAACAAACTGCTGAAGCAGCAGAATCAATGGCTTTCTTTGGGAGAGGTGGTTTAGGTTGTGTGCCTATTCAGAAACGGATGTCACCTAGTCCTTTCTCAATTCAGCATACTCCATTTGCATCTCCATTTGCGACTCCAACCTTTTGTTCTTCCCCTCCTCAGCCGCGAAGCCCAAGTAGTAGAAGCAGAGCTCGTGATCTTAAGTTGGAGAAGTTAAGTATTACAGCGGAAATGGAGAAATTTTGGTCGTTTACTGATAATCTTAGTTCGAGTTCGAGAAGACTTTCTGGAGATGCACCTGAACGTGATTGA